One part of the Mycolicibacterium aromaticivorans JS19b1 = JCM 16368 genome encodes these proteins:
- a CDS encoding SDR family NAD(P)-dependent oxidoreductase, with protein sequence MAEHSNGRPPVALVTGATSGIGRAVALDLARDGFEVIVHGRDPGRGAATVKEIEDKGGHARFVAADLADADAVTALAAEAGEVEVLVNNGGISWFGPSADLDTETFDHLFDSNVRAAYQLVAALAPGMAKRGHGSIISVDSMAGHIGLAGGAAYGATKAALTAMTRAWAAEFSPSGVRVNTVAPGPVFTAESKRELIESLATTTLLDRGAQPQEISEVIAFLASDKASYITGVVIPVDGGRTAV encoded by the coding sequence ATGGCGGAGCATTCAAACGGTCGGCCACCCGTGGCGTTGGTGACTGGCGCGACATCGGGCATCGGTCGGGCGGTTGCGCTCGACCTGGCACGCGATGGGTTCGAGGTGATCGTGCACGGCCGTGACCCCGGGCGCGGCGCGGCCACGGTCAAGGAGATCGAGGACAAGGGTGGGCATGCCCGCTTCGTAGCAGCGGACTTGGCTGACGCCGATGCCGTGACTGCGTTGGCTGCCGAAGCCGGTGAAGTGGAGGTACTGGTCAACAACGGCGGCATTTCCTGGTTTGGTCCGAGCGCCGACCTGGATACCGAGACCTTCGACCATCTCTTCGACAGCAATGTCCGTGCCGCCTACCAACTTGTAGCGGCACTGGCACCCGGGATGGCCAAGCGGGGGCACGGCAGCATTATCAGCGTGGACAGCATGGCCGGACATATCGGGCTGGCCGGCGGGGCGGCCTATGGCGCGACGAAGGCCGCCCTGACCGCGATGACTCGGGCCTGGGCGGCCGAGTTCAGCCCGTCGGGGGTGCGGGTCAACACGGTGGCCCCGGGCCCGGTGTTCACCGCTGAGTCCAAACGTGAGCTGATCGAAAGCCTGGCGACGACCACATTGCTCGATCGCGGTGCGCAACCGCAGGAGATCTCCGAGGTCATCGCATTCCTGGCCTCCGACAAGGCGAGTTACATCACCGGGGTCGTCATTCCCGTCGACGGTGGCCGGACGGCGGTGTAG
- a CDS encoding SDR family NAD(P)-dependent oxidoreductase: protein MSEKAAQRAVVVGGASGIGWAVARGLAATGRQVTIADRNAEGAAQRAAELGAPHDATGVDVTDEASVAALFEGVGAVDMVVNTAGFGGFGRITELAVEDFRSIVDCCLTGAFIVMKHAGRQLREGGSLVSITSLNARLAAPGMSAYCSAKAGLAMLTQVAALEMGPRGIRVNAVSPGFVHTPLTELVTMADGVLEDYLENTPLGRVGVPEDVAEAVLFLCSDQASWLTGEVLDLNGGAHLKRYPDVLAHVDRMASA from the coding sequence ATGTCGGAGAAAGCAGCGCAACGTGCGGTTGTCGTCGGCGGTGCATCGGGCATCGGCTGGGCGGTTGCGCGGGGACTGGCCGCCACCGGGCGACAGGTGACGATAGCCGACCGAAACGCCGAGGGCGCCGCGCAGCGGGCCGCCGAACTCGGCGCACCGCATGACGCCACCGGTGTGGATGTCACCGACGAAGCGAGTGTCGCAGCACTGTTCGAGGGCGTCGGAGCCGTCGACATGGTGGTGAACACCGCCGGATTCGGTGGCTTCGGCCGCATCACCGAGCTGGCCGTCGAGGACTTCCGCTCGATCGTCGACTGCTGCCTCACCGGTGCGTTCATCGTGATGAAGCACGCCGGACGCCAACTGCGCGAGGGCGGCTCGCTGGTCTCGATCACCTCGCTCAACGCCCGGCTCGCCGCCCCGGGTATGAGCGCCTACTGCTCGGCCAAAGCCGGACTGGCCATGCTGACCCAGGTGGCCGCGCTCGAGATGGGGCCGCGCGGCATCCGGGTCAACGCCGTCTCGCCCGGCTTCGTCCACACCCCGCTGACCGAACTGGTGACCATGGCCGACGGCGTCCTCGAGGACTACCTCGAGAACACCCCGCTCGGCCGGGTCGGCGTGCCCGAGGACGTTGCCGAAGCGGTGCTGTTCCTCTGCTCGGACCAGGCCTCCTGGCTCACCGGCGAGGTCCTGGACCTCAACGGCGGCGCCCACCTCAAGCGCTATCCCGACGTGCTCGCCCACGTCGACCGGATGGCCTCGGCGTGA
- a CDS encoding GlxA family transcriptional regulator, which produces MTTAQGPSTSRGRDKHVIAVLVVADSVALEVAVAQQIFGPPMPALAEVISDLESPYEVVLCGEHPRYLLPSGLEVGHLASLDAMNTADTVIVPGVAEPLTRRSGPVLASLDCAYRAGARMVSFCGGAFLLAQAGILDSRRATTHWILTKEFRDAFPRVRLDTDHLYIDDGPVHTSGGIFSATDLSLHLIALDRGQAIANDTGRILVSPPYRPGGQSQFVKDSIRIDHDSPTTALLQWIRDHLDQPITLAELAKRQHISQRSLVRHFRATTGMSVFDWITRERINRAKVLLETTDFRIGEVAAMVGFGTSETLRRNFDKAVGITASEYRHTFQSPSRQH; this is translated from the coding sequence TTGACCACCGCGCAGGGTCCGAGCACTTCACGGGGTCGCGACAAGCACGTCATCGCGGTCTTGGTGGTCGCGGATTCGGTAGCGCTGGAAGTTGCTGTGGCACAACAGATCTTCGGCCCACCCATGCCAGCGCTCGCGGAGGTCATCTCCGACCTGGAGAGCCCCTACGAAGTCGTTCTGTGCGGCGAGCACCCTCGCTATCTGTTGCCATCCGGGTTGGAGGTGGGTCACCTCGCGAGCCTTGACGCGATGAACACTGCCGACACCGTTATCGTGCCCGGCGTGGCAGAACCGCTGACTCGACGCAGCGGACCCGTGCTCGCCAGTCTGGACTGCGCATATCGAGCTGGTGCGCGCATGGTGTCTTTCTGCGGCGGTGCATTTCTGCTGGCTCAAGCCGGAATCTTGGATTCTCGCCGCGCCACGACCCACTGGATCCTGACCAAGGAGTTCCGGGACGCGTTTCCCCGCGTGCGCCTGGACACCGATCACCTGTACATCGACGACGGACCCGTGCACACCTCTGGCGGCATCTTCTCGGCCACCGACCTCTCTTTGCATCTGATCGCTCTCGACCGTGGGCAAGCCATCGCCAACGACACCGGCCGCATCTTGGTGAGCCCTCCCTACCGGCCGGGGGGCCAGTCGCAATTCGTAAAGGACTCCATCCGAATCGACCATGACTCGCCGACCACCGCTCTCCTGCAGTGGATCCGCGACCACCTCGATCAACCCATAACTCTGGCCGAACTGGCCAAACGCCAACACATCAGCCAACGCAGCCTGGTACGTCACTTCCGTGCGACCACCGGAATGAGCGTGTTCGACTGGATCACCCGCGAGCGCATCAACCGGGCCAAAGTCCTCCTGGAAACAACGGACTTCCGAATCGGAGAAGTCGCCGCCATGGTCGGCTTCGGCACCTCAGAAACCCTGCGGCGCAACTTCGACAAAGCCGTGGGAATCACCGCCAGCGAATACCGCCACACCTTCCAATCCCCATCGCGCCAGCACTGA
- a CDS encoding phosphotransferase family protein gives MSAATAIPRYPTDVTSDWLAGVLRSSGSAAEVDAVEVAPVGTGQTGATFRLTATYAGNPDNLPGSFILKLPANDDAVRDRVTLGYRSECAFYQSVAELVTIPIPQCYHVEIADDGASYALLLADQAPAVQGDQIAGCDLPEARLAVRALAGLHGPTWCDERWQTFPGLAMSVVGEDAIRGLGDISKMAAGITIDKLGSRLNTQDAETLVAAMDLVTPWLLNAPDRFALLHGDYRLDNLLFDGDRVSVVDWQTLGVGLAGRDLAYFTGTSLEPALRAEAERDLVADYHRALLDTGVSDYDAATCWHDYLLGMIQVPLISALGCAFAVETERGDDMMAAMLRRGCAAIRDLGTLELVTS, from the coding sequence ATGAGCGCCGCGACCGCGATCCCTCGCTATCCCACCGATGTCACCAGCGATTGGCTGGCCGGCGTCCTGCGCAGTTCCGGCTCGGCGGCCGAGGTCGACGCCGTCGAGGTGGCTCCGGTGGGCACCGGTCAGACGGGCGCGACGTTCCGCCTCACGGCCACTTATGCCGGCAACCCGGACAACCTGCCGGGCAGCTTCATCCTGAAACTGCCCGCCAACGACGACGCCGTCCGGGACCGGGTGACACTGGGTTACCGCAGCGAGTGCGCGTTCTATCAATCCGTCGCCGAGCTGGTGACCATCCCGATCCCGCAGTGCTACCACGTCGAGATCGCCGATGATGGAGCCAGTTACGCCCTGTTGCTGGCCGATCAGGCCCCAGCCGTTCAGGGCGATCAGATCGCCGGCTGCGATCTGCCCGAGGCCCGCCTGGCGGTGCGCGCGCTGGCGGGTCTGCACGGACCGACCTGGTGCGACGAACGCTGGCAGACCTTCCCCGGGCTGGCGATGTCGGTCGTCGGGGAGGACGCCATCCGGGGTCTCGGCGACATCTCGAAAATGGCCGCAGGCATCACCATCGACAAACTCGGATCCAGGCTGAACACGCAGGACGCCGAAACATTGGTAGCAGCAATGGATCTGGTGACACCATGGTTGCTGAACGCCCCGGACCGGTTTGCGCTGCTGCACGGTGACTACCGACTGGACAACCTGCTCTTCGACGGTGACCGGGTCAGCGTGGTCGACTGGCAGACCCTCGGTGTCGGGCTGGCAGGCCGCGACCTGGCGTACTTCACCGGAACCAGCCTGGAGCCCGCGCTGCGGGCCGAGGCGGAGCGGGATCTCGTCGCGGACTACCACCGGGCCCTGCTCGACACCGGGGTCAGCGACTACGACGCGGCCACCTGCTGGCACGACTACCTTCTGGGGATGATTCAGGTTCCGCTGATCTCCGCGCTGGGTTGTGCGTTCGCGGTGGAAACCGAACGCGGCGACGACATGATGGCCGCGATGCTGCGCCGGGGCTGCGCCGCCATCCGCGACCTGGGCACACTAGAGCTCGTCACAAGCTAG
- a CDS encoding SDR family NAD(P)-dependent oxidoreductase: MTRFAGKQAVVTGAGSGIGAALCRALAHAGADVLCTDIDGNAAERTAASLSKRGTALQLDVTDAAAMQQAVDGVVEHAGRIDLLFNNAGITWGGDTELLTLDQWNSIIDVNIRGVVHGVHAAYPQMVRQRSGHIINTASMAGLAAAGRITSYVMTKHAVVGLSLALRTEALGRGVGVLAICPTAVDTPILDKGWLGDFNGREFYRMGQRNETFYSPDRLAADTLRAIERNKALLVAPRQARAAWLFARLAPGLLDRMAVRFVDRQRSDGRQPTP; the protein is encoded by the coding sequence GTGACGCGGTTCGCGGGCAAGCAGGCGGTCGTCACCGGGGCCGGCTCGGGAATCGGTGCGGCACTGTGCCGAGCGCTGGCCCACGCCGGCGCCGACGTGCTGTGCACCGACATCGACGGCAACGCCGCCGAACGCACCGCCGCCTCGCTGAGCAAGCGGGGGACCGCGCTGCAACTCGACGTCACCGACGCCGCCGCCATGCAGCAGGCGGTCGATGGTGTCGTCGAGCACGCAGGCCGAATCGACCTGCTGTTCAACAACGCAGGCATCACCTGGGGCGGCGACACCGAACTGCTCACCCTGGACCAGTGGAACAGCATTATCGACGTGAACATCCGCGGTGTCGTGCACGGGGTGCACGCGGCCTACCCGCAGATGGTCCGCCAGCGCAGTGGCCACATCATCAACACCGCATCGATGGCGGGTCTGGCCGCCGCCGGCCGGATCACCAGCTACGTGATGACAAAGCACGCGGTCGTCGGTCTGTCGCTGGCACTGCGCACCGAAGCCCTCGGCCGCGGGGTCGGGGTGCTGGCCATCTGCCCGACCGCGGTGGACACCCCGATTCTCGACAAAGGCTGGCTCGGCGACTTCAACGGCCGCGAGTTCTACCGAATGGGCCAGCGCAATGAGACTTTCTATAGCCCGGACCGGTTGGCCGCCGATACGCTGCGGGCCATCGAACGCAACAAGGCCCTCCTGGTCGCACCTCGCCAGGCCCGCGCGGCATGGCTTTTCGCGCGGCTGGCACCCGGCTTGCTCGACCGGATGGCTGTGCGCTTCGTCGACCGACAACGCTCCGACGGAAGGCAGCCCACACCATGA
- a CDS encoding alpha/beta hydrolase — MTRTDVGFDSAGVRCSAWHFAGQGDSLAGPAGRPVVVMGHGFGGTKDSGLEPFAQRISAAGVDVLAFDYRGFGASEGEPRQTVSVAAQIADFEAATAAAKRLPGVDPNRIVLWGSSMSGGHVIRVAADDAKVAGVIAMTPLTSGVAVSRAAVEHRDVGQALKWTAVGLKSRIDVSRGRRPTLMPLVGRPGEPGALALDGAYESYTAMAGPTWRNEVDSAVGLQIASIRTSDAAKRLRCPLLVQVADFDRYVPAESVVKTAVLGRGQVHHYPCDHFDVWPGHDWFEKAAGDQVAFLTRTLSTSSSPDLLKSPQR; from the coding sequence ATGACCCGCACCGACGTCGGCTTCGATTCGGCTGGCGTGCGCTGCAGCGCATGGCATTTCGCCGGCCAGGGGGATTCTCTCGCTGGCCCGGCCGGGCGTCCGGTGGTGGTGATGGGCCACGGCTTCGGCGGGACCAAGGACTCCGGACTGGAGCCGTTCGCCCAGCGGATCAGTGCCGCAGGCGTGGACGTGCTGGCTTTCGACTACCGTGGCTTCGGGGCGTCGGAAGGTGAACCGCGGCAGACGGTTTCAGTCGCTGCGCAGATCGCCGACTTCGAGGCCGCGACCGCCGCGGCGAAGCGGCTTCCCGGCGTCGACCCGAATCGCATTGTGCTGTGGGGATCGTCGATGTCGGGTGGTCACGTGATCCGAGTTGCCGCCGACGACGCGAAAGTCGCGGGTGTGATCGCGATGACGCCCTTGACCAGTGGAGTAGCCGTCAGTCGTGCGGCCGTCGAACACCGCGATGTCGGGCAGGCGTTGAAATGGACGGCGGTGGGCCTCAAGAGCCGAATCGACGTGTCACGCGGCCGCCGTCCGACACTAATGCCCCTGGTCGGTCGGCCCGGTGAGCCGGGAGCGCTGGCCCTGGATGGCGCCTACGAGAGCTACACCGCGATGGCCGGGCCGACCTGGCGGAACGAGGTCGACTCCGCGGTGGGCCTGCAGATCGCATCCATCCGAACGTCGGACGCCGCCAAGCGGTTACGGTGCCCGCTGCTGGTGCAGGTCGCCGATTTCGACCGCTACGTGCCTGCCGAATCGGTGGTCAAGACCGCGGTGCTGGGCCGGGGTCAGGTGCATCACTATCCCTGTGACCATTTCGACGTGTGGCCCGGTCACGACTGGTTCGAGAAGGCCGCCGGCGACCAGGTGGCCTTCCTGACCCGTACCCTCAGTACTTCGTCGAGCCCTGATCTACTGAAATCGCCTCAGCGGTAA
- a CDS encoding acyl-CoA dehydrogenase family protein, translating into MTGPTTDVSDDDFREILAQTRQFVRTAVVPREAEILAEDKVPDDLRDQAKAMGLFGYAIPQEWGGLGLNIAQDVELAMELGYTSLALRSMFGTNNGIAGQVLVGFGTDEQKSRWLEPIASGDVVASFALTEPGAGSNPSGLKTKAVRDATSWVINGRKQYITNAPVADLFIVFARTRPADENGAGIAVFLVPADTPGVEIGVKDAKMGQEGAWTSDVNFTDVRVGDDTLIGGSEDIGYRAAMTSLARGRIHIAALAVGSAQRALDESVSYAATATQGGTPIGTFQLVQAMLADQQTGVMAGRALVRDAARKWVDDEDRRIAPSVAKLFCTEMAGNVADLAVQVHGGAGYMRGVPVERIYREVRLLRLYEGTSEIQRLIVGGGLVKEAQRKA; encoded by the coding sequence ATGACCGGCCCGACGACCGACGTCAGCGACGACGACTTCCGCGAGATCCTGGCTCAGACCCGTCAGTTCGTGCGTACCGCCGTGGTCCCCCGCGAGGCGGAGATCCTCGCTGAGGACAAGGTGCCAGACGACCTGCGCGACCAAGCCAAAGCGATGGGTCTGTTCGGCTACGCCATCCCGCAGGAATGGGGTGGCCTCGGCCTGAACATCGCCCAGGATGTCGAGCTCGCCATGGAACTGGGTTACACCAGCCTTGCCCTGCGGTCGATGTTCGGCACCAACAACGGTATAGCCGGTCAGGTCCTCGTCGGGTTCGGCACCGACGAGCAGAAGTCGCGCTGGCTGGAGCCGATCGCCTCCGGCGACGTGGTCGCGTCGTTCGCGCTCACCGAGCCGGGTGCCGGGTCCAACCCGTCCGGCCTGAAGACGAAAGCCGTTCGGGACGCGACGAGTTGGGTGATCAACGGCCGCAAGCAGTACATCACCAACGCCCCGGTGGCGGACCTGTTCATCGTGTTCGCCCGGACCCGGCCTGCCGATGAGAACGGCGCCGGGATCGCTGTCTTCCTGGTCCCCGCGGATACCCCAGGCGTCGAGATCGGGGTCAAGGACGCCAAGATGGGTCAGGAGGGTGCCTGGACCTCCGATGTGAACTTCACCGACGTGCGGGTCGGCGACGACACCCTGATCGGCGGTAGTGAGGACATCGGTTACCGCGCGGCGATGACCTCGCTGGCCCGCGGCCGCATCCACATCGCCGCGCTGGCGGTCGGTTCCGCCCAGCGCGCGCTCGACGAGTCCGTCAGCTACGCGGCAACGGCGACCCAGGGCGGCACGCCGATCGGCACTTTCCAACTGGTGCAGGCGATGCTGGCCGATCAGCAGACCGGAGTGATGGCCGGACGCGCACTCGTGCGCGACGCGGCCCGCAAATGGGTGGACGACGAAGACCGCAGGATCGCGCCGTCGGTGGCCAAGCTGTTCTGCACCGAGATGGCCGGCAACGTAGCCGATCTCGCGGTTCAGGTACACGGCGGCGCAGGGTACATGCGCGGTGTGCCTGTCGAGCGGATCTATCGCGAGGTCCGACTGTTACGGCTGTACGAGGGCACCAGCGAGATTCAGCGCCTCATCGTGGGCGGCGGACTAGTCAAGGAAGCGCAGCGCAAAGCATGA
- a CDS encoding acetyl-CoA C-acetyltransferase, translated as MPRTAVICEPVRTPIGRYGGMFASLTAVDLGVAALTGLLARTGIAPDAVEDVILGHCYPNSEAPAIGRVVALDAGLPVTVPGMQVDRRCGSGLQAVIQACLQVASGDNDLVIAGGAESMSNVAFYSTDMRWGGGRTGVQVHDGLARGRTTAGGKHHPVPGGMLETAENLRREYCISRQEQDELAVASHQRAVAAQKDGILAEEIIPVTVTSRRGEDVIDTDEHPRADTTLESLRKLKPVLLKQDPEATVTAGNSSGQNDAASMCIVTTPEKAAELGLTPLVRLVSWASAGVGPEVMGIGPVPATGAALAKAGVTLGDIDLIELNEAFAAQALACMKAWNFTAADHERTNVHGSGISLGHPVGATGGRMLATLARELHRRDARYGLETMCIGGGQGLAAVFERVDAR; from the coding sequence ATGCCCAGAACCGCCGTCATCTGTGAGCCGGTCCGCACGCCGATCGGCCGCTACGGCGGCATGTTCGCCTCGCTGACGGCCGTCGATCTCGGGGTGGCCGCGCTCACCGGTCTGCTGGCCCGCACCGGGATCGCACCCGACGCCGTCGAGGACGTGATCCTCGGCCACTGTTATCCGAACAGCGAGGCACCGGCGATCGGCCGCGTCGTCGCACTCGACGCCGGCCTGCCGGTGACTGTGCCCGGTATGCAGGTGGACCGGCGCTGCGGTTCGGGTCTGCAGGCCGTGATCCAGGCGTGTCTCCAAGTCGCTTCGGGGGACAACGATCTCGTCATCGCCGGTGGCGCGGAGAGCATGAGCAATGTCGCCTTCTACTCGACCGATATGCGGTGGGGTGGCGGCCGCACCGGGGTGCAGGTGCACGACGGTCTGGCCCGCGGGCGCACGACGGCCGGCGGCAAGCACCATCCGGTGCCGGGTGGCATGCTCGAGACCGCCGAGAACCTGCGCCGCGAGTACTGCATTTCCCGCCAGGAGCAGGACGAGCTGGCGGTGGCGTCCCATCAGCGCGCGGTCGCCGCGCAAAAGGACGGCATCCTGGCCGAGGAGATCATTCCCGTCACGGTCACCAGTCGCCGCGGTGAGGACGTGATCGACACCGATGAGCATCCCCGCGCCGACACGACCCTCGAATCGCTGAGGAAGCTCAAACCGGTTCTGCTGAAGCAGGATCCGGAGGCCACTGTCACCGCGGGCAACTCCAGCGGGCAGAACGACGCCGCGTCGATGTGCATCGTGACCACGCCGGAGAAAGCCGCCGAACTAGGTCTGACTCCGCTGGTGCGGCTGGTGTCGTGGGCGTCGGCGGGGGTGGGGCCCGAGGTGATGGGCATCGGTCCGGTGCCTGCCACCGGGGCGGCGTTGGCCAAAGCCGGTGTGACGCTGGGTGACATCGACCTCATCGAACTCAACGAGGCCTTCGCCGCCCAGGCGTTGGCCTGCATGAAGGCCTGGAACTTCACCGCTGCCGACCATGAGCGCACCAACGTCCACGGCTCGGGGATCTCGCTCGGGCATCCGGTTGGCGCAACTGGCGGCCGGATGCTCGCGACATTGGCACGGGAACTACACCGGCGCGACGCGCGCTACGGCCTGGAAACGATGTGCATCGGCGGCGGCCAGGGCCTGGCCGCGGTGTTCGAAAGGGTGGACGCACGATGA
- a CDS encoding flavin-containing monooxygenase, whose amino-acid sequence MPRTAVIGAGVSGLTSGKMLKDYGVPYTTFELSDRIGGNWAFANPNGLSSAYRSLHIDTSKQRLSFRDFPIPEHFPSFPHHSDIKTYLDSYADTFGLEENIEFNNGVAHAGLNSDGRWDITDQKGQTWEFDLLVVGNGHHWDARYPNFPGEFTGETIHSHHYIDPQTPLNLTGKRILVVGIGNSAADITVELSSRTLQNTVTLSTRSSAWIVPKYIAGRPGDSVWQTSPYIPLSWQRKAVQLLAPAMGINPTLYGLPAPNHKLFEAHPTQSVELPLRLGSGDVIPKPNVSRLDGDTVHFDDGTSGVFDVIVYATGYNITFPFFDPEFINAPDNAIRLYKRMFKPGMDNLVFIGFAQAVPTLFPFIECQAKLLAAYAVGRYALPPAAEMERVIDADQELYVGHCTDRPRHTQQVDYFHYDHDIRTRELPAGMKRAELARRRKVAV is encoded by the coding sequence ATGCCGCGCACCGCGGTCATCGGCGCGGGCGTCAGCGGGCTGACCTCGGGCAAAATGCTCAAGGACTATGGCGTGCCCTACACCACCTTCGAGCTGTCCGACCGCATCGGCGGCAACTGGGCCTTCGCCAACCCCAACGGATTGAGCAGTGCCTACCGGTCGCTGCACATCGACACCTCCAAACAGCGGTTGTCCTTCCGGGACTTTCCGATTCCCGAACACTTCCCGTCGTTCCCGCACCACAGCGACATCAAGACCTACCTCGACTCCTACGCCGACACCTTCGGGCTGGAAGAGAACATCGAGTTCAACAACGGCGTCGCGCACGCCGGCCTGAACTCCGACGGTCGCTGGGACATCACCGACCAGAAGGGCCAGACGTGGGAGTTCGACCTGCTGGTCGTCGGCAACGGCCACCACTGGGACGCCCGCTACCCGAACTTCCCCGGTGAATTCACCGGCGAGACAATCCATTCCCATCACTACATCGATCCGCAGACCCCGCTGAATCTGACTGGTAAACGAATCTTGGTGGTCGGTATCGGCAACAGCGCCGCCGACATCACCGTCGAGTTGTCATCGCGGACCCTGCAGAACACGGTGACGCTGTCGACACGGTCAAGCGCCTGGATCGTGCCCAAATATATCGCCGGGCGGCCCGGTGACAGCGTCTGGCAGACATCGCCCTACATCCCGTTGTCGTGGCAGCGCAAGGCCGTTCAGCTGCTGGCGCCCGCGATGGGCATCAACCCTACGCTGTACGGGCTGCCCGCACCGAACCACAAGCTGTTCGAGGCGCATCCCACGCAGTCGGTGGAGCTCCCGCTGCGGCTGGGGTCCGGTGACGTCATCCCGAAGCCCAACGTGAGCCGACTCGACGGGGACACCGTCCACTTCGATGACGGCACCAGCGGGGTGTTCGACGTCATCGTCTACGCCACCGGTTACAACATCACGTTCCCGTTCTTCGATCCGGAGTTCATCAACGCGCCGGACAACGCCATCCGCCTGTACAAGCGAATGTTCAAGCCGGGTATGGACAATCTGGTGTTCATCGGCTTCGCCCAGGCGGTGCCGACGCTGTTTCCGTTCATCGAATGCCAAGCGAAGCTGCTGGCCGCCTACGCGGTGGGACGCTATGCGCTGCCACCGGCCGCCGAGATGGAACGGGTGATCGACGCCGATCAGGAGCTCTACGTGGGGCATTGCACCGACCGGCCGCGGCACACCCAGCAGGTCGACTACTTCCACTACGACCACGACATCCGCACCAGGGAACTGCCTGCCGGCATGAAACGTGCCGAACTGGCGCGTCGCCGAAAGGTGGCCGTATGA
- a CDS encoding mycofactocin-coupled SDR family oxidoreductase — MTGKLSGKVAFVTGAARGQGRAHAVKMAGEGADIIAVDIAGKLPDCVPYNPATPEDLAETVRLVEATGQRIVSAAVDTRDLDGLKDTVRDGVATLGRLDIIVANAGITSPAAWDQITPEAFRDVMDVNVTGTWNTVMAGAPSIVEGGAGGSIILISSAAGIKLQPFMVHYTASKHAVTGMARAFAAELGKHNIRVNSVHPGPVNTDMGTGDMVAELGKAMETNPALQTMMLPFLPIYIAEPEDIADTVCFLASDDAKLITAEAISVDQGSTKY; from the coding sequence ATGACGGGAAAGCTCAGCGGCAAAGTCGCATTCGTCACCGGAGCCGCCCGCGGGCAGGGCCGCGCGCATGCGGTGAAGATGGCCGGGGAGGGTGCCGACATCATCGCCGTCGACATCGCAGGCAAGCTACCCGACTGTGTTCCGTACAACCCGGCCACGCCGGAAGACCTCGCCGAGACCGTGCGACTGGTCGAGGCCACCGGACAACGGATCGTGTCGGCGGCGGTGGACACTCGCGATCTCGACGGGCTCAAAGACACGGTGCGCGACGGCGTGGCCACGCTGGGCCGCCTCGACATCATCGTCGCGAACGCGGGCATCACCTCGCCGGCGGCGTGGGACCAGATCACCCCGGAAGCCTTCCGGGATGTCATGGACGTCAACGTGACCGGCACGTGGAACACCGTGATGGCTGGTGCGCCCTCGATCGTGGAGGGTGGCGCTGGCGGTTCCATCATCCTGATCAGCTCGGCGGCCGGGATCAAGCTGCAGCCGTTCATGGTGCACTACACCGCAAGCAAGCACGCCGTCACCGGGATGGCCAGGGCATTCGCCGCCGAGCTCGGCAAGCACAACATCAGGGTCAACAGCGTTCACCCGGGTCCGGTCAACACCGACATGGGCACCGGCGACATGGTGGCCGAACTGGGCAAGGCGATGGAGACCAACCCGGCGCTGCAGACCATGATGCTGCCGTTCCTGCCCATCTACATCGCCGAGCCGGAGGACATCGCCGACACGGTCTGCTTCCTGGCCAGCGACGACGCGAAACTTATTACCGCTGAGGCGATTTCAGTAGATCAGGGCTCGACGAAGTACTGA
- the fabG gene encoding 3-oxoacyl-ACP reductase FabG produces MSLLAGQTAVITGGAQGLGFAIAEQFIAEGARVILGDLNLDATEEAVTKLGGADVARAVKCNVTSYADIDALVDAAVEQFGRFDIMVNNAGITRDATLRKMTEDEFDQVISVHLKGTWNGLKKASTVMREQKSGAIVNMSSISGKVGMIGQTNYSAAKAGIVGMTKAASKELAHLGVRVNAIQPGLIRSAMTEAMPQRIWDSKVAEVPMGRAGEPSEVAKVALFLASDLSSYMTGTVLEVTGGRHL; encoded by the coding sequence ATGTCGCTGCTGGCCGGCCAGACCGCGGTCATCACCGGTGGAGCGCAAGGCCTCGGCTTTGCGATCGCGGAGCAGTTCATCGCCGAGGGCGCCCGCGTCATACTCGGTGACCTCAATCTCGACGCCACCGAGGAGGCGGTCACCAAACTCGGTGGTGCCGACGTCGCCCGTGCGGTGAAATGCAACGTCACCTCCTATGCCGACATCGACGCACTTGTCGACGCCGCCGTCGAACAGTTCGGCCGCTTCGACATCATGGTGAACAACGCCGGCATCACTCGCGACGCGACGCTGCGCAAGATGACCGAGGACGAGTTCGACCAGGTGATCTCGGTGCATCTGAAGGGCACCTGGAACGGGCTGAAGAAGGCGTCGACGGTGATGCGTGAGCAGAAGAGCGGCGCGATCGTGAACATGTCGTCGATCTCCGGCAAGGTCGGCATGATCGGGCAGACCAACTACTCGGCGGCCAAGGCCGGCATCGTCGGCATGACCAAGGCGGCCTCCAAGGAACTGGCCCATCTCGGCGTGCGGGTCAACGCCATCCAGCCGGGATTGATCCGGTCGGCGATGACCGAGGCCATGCCGCAACGCATCTGGGATTCCAAGGTGGCCGAGGTGCCGATGGGCCGTGCGGGTGAGCCGTCCGAGGTCGCCAAGGTGGCGCTGTTCCTGGCGTCTGACCTGTCGTCGTACATGACCGGAACGGTCCTCGAGGTCACCGGCGGACGGCACCTCTGA